One Bos indicus isolate NIAB-ARS_2022 breed Sahiwal x Tharparkar chromosome 10, NIAB-ARS_B.indTharparkar_mat_pri_1.0, whole genome shotgun sequence DNA window includes the following coding sequences:
- the LOC109564586 gene encoding olfactory receptor 4F6-like, producing the protein MDQVNGSVVTEFVLLGLTQSLGMQFLLFLFFSVLYLGIILGNVFIVVTVIFDSHLHTPMYVLLANLSLIDLALSSTTVPRMISDLFSDCQIISFHNCMLQMFFIHVTGGVEMMLLIAMAYDRYTAICKPLHYLTIMNPKMCMFLVVAAWIIGVTHAVSQFVFVINLPFCGPNNMGSFYCDFPQVIKLACIDTYKLEFVVTANSGFISMGTFFLLTISYIFILITVRRHSSKYLSKAFFTLSAHITVVFLFFLPCMFLYVWPFPTKSLDTFFAIVDFVVTPVLNPAIYTLRNRDMKVAMTRLSQQLLNSREVT; encoded by the coding sequence ATGGACCAAGTAAATGGCTCCGTGGTAACTGAATTTGTGTTACTGGGACTTACACAATCCTTAGGGATGcagtttttactttttctcttcttctctgtaTTGTATTTGGGGATTATCCTGGGAAACGTCTTCATTGTGGTCACAGTGATTTTTGATTCCCACTTACATACCCCCATGTATGTTCTATTGGCCAACCTGTCACTCATTGACCTAGCCCTTTCATCCACCACAGTTCCCAGGATGATCTCTGATCTTTTCAGTGACTGTCAAATCATTTCTTTCCACAACTGCATGCTACAAATGTTCTTTATCCATGTCACAGGAGGAGTGGAGATGATGCTGCTCATAGCCATGGCATATGACAGGTACACAGCAATCTGCAAGCCTCTCCATTATCTAACTATTATGAATCCCAAAATGTGCATGTTTTTAGTAGTTGCTGCTTGGATAATTGGAGTGACTCATGCTGTGTCTCAGTTTGTCTTTGTCATAAATTTACCCTTCTGTGGACCTAATAATATGGGGAGCTTTTATTGTGATTTTCCTCAGGTTATTAAACTGGCATGCATAGATACTTACAAACTAGAATTTGTAGTCACTGCCAACAGTGGTTTCATATCTATGGGCACCTTCTTTCTCTTAACTATATCATACATCTTCATTCTGATCACTGTCCGACgacattcttcaaaatatttatccAAAGCATTCTTCACTCTGTCAGCTCACATCActgtagtgtttttgtttttccttccatgCATGTTTCTCTACGTATGGCCTTTCCCTACAAAGTCACTGGATACATTTTTTGCCATTGTGGACTTTGTTGTCACCCCCGTCTTAAATCCTGCCATATATACTTTAAGGAACAGAGATATGAAGGTGGCAATGACAAGGCTAAGTCAACAGCTTTTAAATTCTAGGGAAGTGACATGA